The Dokdonella koreensis DS-123 genome has a segment encoding these proteins:
- the dapB gene encoding 4-hydroxy-tetrahydrodipicolinate reductase, whose product MTVAPEPISVAVFGAAGRMGEALLRVIRDAPRARLAAALVRDGSPLAGQPVPAHLLAGGTGAAYAAAPFAPAQVLIDFAGPQGFDAALALALRTGTALVSGSTGLDARQQAALAAAAERIPVLWSANFSLGVALLLHLVRQAAAALPDWDCEIVEAHHRHKRDAPSGTALSLGHAAAAGRGVDLDRVATTSAREGERRDGAIGFAVVRGGDVVGEHTVAFYGAGERVELGHRATDRDIFARGAVRAALWLARRSPGRYALQDVLGG is encoded by the coding sequence ATGACCGTTGCCCCCGAACCGATTTCCGTTGCCGTCTTCGGCGCCGCCGGCCGCATGGGCGAAGCGCTGCTGCGGGTGATCCGCGACGCGCCGCGCGCACGCCTGGCCGCTGCCCTGGTCCGCGACGGTTCGCCGCTTGCCGGCCAGCCGGTTCCCGCTCACCTGCTCGCCGGCGGTACCGGTGCCGCCTACGCGGCCGCGCCCTTCGCTCCGGCGCAGGTACTGATCGACTTCGCCGGGCCGCAGGGCTTCGATGCCGCGCTGGCGCTGGCGCTGCGCACCGGCACGGCGCTGGTCAGCGGCTCGACCGGCCTGGACGCGCGCCAGCAGGCAGCGCTCGCGGCGGCGGCCGAACGGATTCCCGTGTTGTGGAGCGCCAATTTCAGCCTCGGCGTCGCGCTGCTGCTGCATCTGGTCCGCCAGGCTGCCGCCGCGCTGCCGGACTGGGACTGCGAGATCGTCGAGGCGCATCATCGCCACAAGCGCGACGCGCCGTCCGGAACCGCGCTGTCGCTCGGCCATGCCGCCGCCGCAGGGCGCGGTGTCGACCTGGACCGGGTAGCGACCACATCCGCGCGTGAGGGCGAGCGCCGCGATGGTGCGATCGGGTTCGCGGTCGTGCGCGGCGGCGACGTCGTCGGTGAGCACACGGTCGCCTTCTACGGCGCCGGCGAGCGCGTGGAACTGGGGCATCGCGCGACCGATCGCGACATCTTCGCGCGTGGCGCGGTGCGGGCCGCGCTCTGGTTGGCGCGCCGGTCGCCCGGCCGCTACGCGCTGCAGGACGTGCTCGGCGGCTGA
- a CDS encoding NTP/NDP exchange transporter, producing the protein MTPHASPPTRLLARLFDVRDGEAGGVAAGVAVFFLLFASYFMLRPVRETMGIAGGIENLQWLFTATFVSSLVVLPFFGWLAARVPRRQILPWTYGFFTLNLVAFAIGFRLDPDNVWAARVFYVWLSVFNLLVISLAWSVLADLFSTAQAKRLFAMMAGGASLGGLAGPVLSTLLVGVIGHAGLLCLSAVLLAGAIVAAAQLQRWRDRHPLQAEEATARRRPLGGSPLAGATAVLKSPYLIGIAVFVLLLASVNTFLYFEQAHLVKEAFPDRADQTRVFGILDIVVQSLAILTQVFFTGRIAQRLGVGVLLVAVPVVVAFGFLWMAVAPVFAVFAVVMVVRRAGEYALVRPGREMLFTTVSPEAKYKAKNFIDTVVYRGADALSAWVKAFIDLIASHPALAAVIGAVISLVWGLTGGLLARHHRGLETQRQVAETAAPR; encoded by the coding sequence ATGACGCCACACGCCTCGCCGCCCACCCGCCTCCTTGCGCGGCTCTTCGATGTCCGTGACGGCGAAGCAGGCGGCGTCGCCGCCGGGGTCGCCGTGTTCTTCCTGCTGTTCGCGAGCTATTTCATGCTGCGGCCGGTACGCGAGACGATGGGTATCGCCGGCGGCATCGAGAACCTGCAATGGCTGTTCACGGCCACCTTCGTCAGCTCGCTGGTGGTGCTGCCGTTCTTCGGCTGGCTGGCCGCACGCGTGCCGCGGCGGCAGATCCTGCCCTGGACCTACGGCTTCTTCACGCTGAACCTCGTCGCGTTCGCGATCGGTTTCCGGCTCGACCCGGACAACGTCTGGGCCGCGCGCGTCTTCTACGTCTGGCTGTCGGTGTTCAACCTGCTGGTGATCTCGCTGGCCTGGAGCGTGCTGGCCGACCTGTTCTCCACCGCGCAGGCCAAGCGCCTGTTCGCGATGATGGCGGGCGGCGCGAGCCTGGGTGGCCTAGCCGGGCCGGTGCTGAGTACGCTGCTGGTCGGCGTGATCGGCCATGCCGGCCTGCTGTGCCTGTCGGCCGTGCTGCTGGCCGGCGCGATCGTGGCCGCCGCGCAGCTGCAGCGCTGGCGCGACCGGCACCCGCTGCAGGCCGAGGAGGCGACCGCGCGCCGGCGGCCGCTCGGCGGCAGCCCGCTCGCCGGCGCCACGGCCGTGCTGAAGTCGCCGTACCTGATCGGCATCGCGGTGTTCGTGCTGCTGCTGGCCAGCGTCAACACCTTCCTCTACTTCGAGCAGGCACACCTGGTGAAGGAGGCCTTTCCGGACCGGGCCGACCAGACGCGCGTGTTCGGCATCCTCGACATCGTCGTGCAATCGCTGGCGATCCTGACGCAGGTGTTCTTCACCGGCCGCATCGCCCAGCGCCTGGGCGTGGGGGTGCTGCTGGTCGCGGTGCCGGTGGTGGTCGCGTTCGGCTTCCTGTGGATGGCGGTGGCGCCGGTATTCGCGGTGTTCGCCGTGGTGATGGTGGTGCGCCGCGCCGGCGAGTACGCCCTGGTCCGGCCGGGCCGCGAGATGCTCTTCACGACGGTATCGCCGGAAGCCAAGTACAAGGCCAAGAACTTCATCGACACCGTGGTCTACCGCGGTGCCGATGCGCTGAGCGCCTGGGTCAAGGCCTTCATCGACCTGATCGCCAGCCATCCGGCGCTGGCCGCCGTGATCGGCGCGGTGATCTCGCTGGTCTGGGGCCTGACCGGCGGCCTGCTGGCCCGCCATCATCGGGGCCTGGAAACGCAGCGGCAGGTCGCGGAAACCGCCGCACCGCGCTGA
- a CDS encoding DUF1579 domain-containing protein, whose translation MGSSAFEASQAPGGHHHALARLAGEWVGVSRVWFEPGAPSDESPIRGSIRPALGGRFMIHEYESALGGKPLQGMVLIGWHIDAKRYEMAWIDSFHTGSAILFSTGAGDAGPLPNVLCHYGGHDGTPPWGWRTTIEQPDPDTLVLTAWNIEPDGPEAKATEIVYRRA comes from the coding sequence ATGGGCAGTTCCGCTTTCGAAGCATCGCAGGCGCCGGGCGGACACCATCACGCGCTGGCGCGCCTGGCCGGCGAATGGGTCGGTGTCTCGCGGGTCTGGTTCGAGCCGGGGGCTCCCAGCGACGAGTCGCCGATCCGCGGCTCGATCCGCCCCGCACTCGGCGGCCGCTTCATGATCCACGAGTACGAGAGCGCCCTCGGCGGCAAGCCGCTGCAGGGCATGGTGCTGATCGGCTGGCACATCGACGCCAAGCGCTACGAGATGGCCTGGATCGACAGCTTCCACACCGGCTCGGCGATCCTGTTCTCGACCGGCGCTGGCGACGCCGGACCACTCCCGAACGTGCTCTGCCACTACGGCGGCCACGACGGCACGCCGCCGTGGGGCTGGCGCACCACGATCGAGCAGCCCGACCCCGACACCCTGGTGCTGACCGCCTGGAACATCGAGCCGGACGGCCCGGAGGCCAAGGCCACCGAGATCGTCTACCGGCGCGCGTGA
- a CDS encoding aldo/keto reductase, giving the protein MTTRRQFLTVSAAAAAAGLLPPGLAWAQPATAPMQTRKIPSSGEALPVIGMGTSGSFQVGETPAERDPLREVLRRFFAGGGTVIDTAPSYGTAETVMGDLLAELGLTGKAWLATKLSGVNGREAGLAQFSASLGRLKTDKVALLAVHNLGDWKTQFEVIKQLKAEGKVRYSGLTHYLESGQDALVEVVKATRPDFLQINYSVSTRGAEKTVFPVAQELGVAVMINRAFDDGKLFARVKDKPLPAWAAEAGIGSWAQAFLKFALSHPAVTVVIPATGKPDRQSDNLKAGDGPTLTQAQREDLITLIG; this is encoded by the coding sequence ATGACCACACGACGCCAGTTCCTGACCGTATCGGCGGCGGCGGCCGCCGCCGGCCTGTTGCCGCCGGGCCTCGCCTGGGCGCAGCCGGCGACCGCGCCGATGCAGACGCGCAAGATCCCTTCCAGCGGCGAAGCGCTGCCCGTGATCGGCATGGGCACGTCGGGCAGCTTCCAGGTCGGCGAGACGCCGGCCGAGCGCGACCCGCTGCGCGAGGTGCTGCGCCGCTTCTTTGCCGGCGGCGGCACCGTGATCGACACCGCGCCGAGCTACGGCACGGCCGAGACCGTCATGGGCGACCTGCTCGCCGAGCTCGGCCTCACCGGCAAGGCCTGGCTGGCGACCAAGCTGTCCGGCGTCAACGGGCGCGAAGCGGGCCTGGCGCAGTTCTCCGCCTCGCTCGGACGCCTGAAGACCGACAAGGTGGCCCTGCTCGCGGTCCACAACCTCGGCGACTGGAAGACCCAGTTCGAGGTGATCAAGCAGCTGAAGGCCGAAGGCAAGGTGCGCTACAGCGGACTGACCCACTACCTGGAAAGCGGCCAGGACGCGCTGGTCGAGGTGGTCAAGGCGACGCGGCCGGATTTCCTGCAGATCAATTACTCGGTCAGCACGCGCGGCGCCGAGAAGACCGTGTTCCCGGTGGCGCAGGAGCTGGGCGTGGCGGTGATGATCAATCGCGCCTTCGACGACGGCAAGCTGTTCGCCCGCGTCAAGGACAAGCCGCTGCCGGCCTGGGCGGCCGAGGCGGGCATCGGCTCGTGGGCGCAGGCGTTCCTGAAGTTCGCGCTCAGCCACCCGGCCGTCACCGTCGTCATCCCGGCGACCGGCAAGCCCGACCGCCAGAGCGACAACCTCAAGGCGGGTGACGGCCCGACCCTGACACAGGCGCAGCGCGAGGACCTGATCACGCTGATCGGCTGA
- the rnr gene encoding ribonuclease R has product MPEPPPRPAGTKRPSPSRSGTPPLVDPQAAREASRYARPIPSREAILHLLAERGELLRIERIAEALELHEAPDLDALGKRLAAMVRDGQLLQNRRGGYGVAQKLDLIPGVVIANAEGYGFLRADAGGEDLYLSPAQMRQVLHGDRVLGSVVGVDRRGRRQGSIVEVLERRSSRLVGRIVEENGLVLVSPDDRRLHQDILIPPAARAGAGAGQIVIAEITEPPTPYRGPIGRVVAVLGERLTPSLIVEMAIASHDLPHEWPQAALDEAARVEPTVGTADIADRVDLRDLPLVTIDGADAKDFDDAVFAQPTRSGFRLVVAIADVSHYVQPGSALDEEAYKRATSVYFPGFVVPMLPETLSNGICSLNPKVDRLCMVCDMRIDHEGEVTGTRFYPAVMRSHARLTYDRVWQAIGERNADARAEIGALMPQIEHLHGLYTVLAKARRQRGAIDFESREVEFRLDPHGEVVQLDARERNDAHMLIEECMIAANVEAAKFLLKKRIPAPYRVHEPPPESKYADLLEFLREFRLGLPAYGEVVPADFSALLHSIRQRVDASLIESVVLRSQSMAVYQPQNTGHFGLALQAYAHFTSPIRRYPDLLVHRAIRHALAGGKADSYAYSAGDMAGMATHCSHNERRASEAERDVDERYKCAWMEKHVGSEFDGVVSGVTSFGLFVELVDSKINGLVHITQLPNDYYHFDPIRHLLTGERRGLRFRLGDKVRVQVLRASLEDRKIDFRLVTAEPRTAQDEPAAAPGRRKPRKAPA; this is encoded by the coding sequence ATGCCCGAGCCGCCCCCGCGGCCGGCCGGTACGAAACGACCCTCGCCTTCCCGCTCCGGCACGCCGCCGCTGGTCGATCCGCAGGCGGCGCGCGAGGCCAGCCGCTACGCCCGGCCGATCCCGAGCCGCGAGGCGATCCTGCACCTGCTGGCCGAGCGCGGCGAGCTGCTGCGCATCGAGCGCATCGCCGAGGCACTGGAGCTGCACGAGGCGCCGGACCTCGACGCGCTCGGCAAGCGGCTGGCGGCGATGGTCCGCGACGGCCAGCTGCTGCAGAACCGCCGCGGCGGCTACGGCGTCGCGCAGAAGCTGGACCTGATTCCCGGCGTGGTGATCGCCAATGCCGAAGGCTACGGCTTCCTGCGCGCCGACGCGGGCGGCGAGGACCTGTACCTGTCGCCGGCGCAGATGCGCCAGGTCCTGCACGGGGACCGGGTGCTCGGCAGCGTCGTCGGCGTCGACCGGCGCGGGCGCCGCCAGGGCTCGATCGTCGAGGTGCTCGAGCGGCGTTCTTCGCGCCTGGTCGGCCGCATCGTCGAGGAGAACGGCCTGGTGCTGGTCTCGCCCGACGACCGCCGCCTGCACCAGGACATCCTGATTCCACCGGCGGCACGTGCCGGTGCCGGCGCCGGCCAGATCGTCATTGCCGAGATCACCGAGCCGCCGACACCGTACCGCGGCCCGATCGGACGCGTGGTGGCGGTGCTCGGCGAGCGGCTCACGCCGTCGCTGATCGTGGAGATGGCGATCGCCAGCCACGACCTGCCGCACGAATGGCCGCAGGCCGCGCTCGACGAGGCCGCCCGTGTCGAGCCGACCGTCGGCACCGCCGATATCGCCGACCGCGTGGACCTGCGCGACCTGCCGCTGGTCACGATCGACGGCGCCGACGCGAAGGACTTCGACGACGCGGTCTTCGCCCAGCCGACGCGCTCGGGCTTCCGGCTGGTCGTCGCGATCGCCGACGTCTCGCACTACGTCCAGCCCGGCAGCGCGCTCGACGAGGAAGCCTACAAGCGCGCCACCTCGGTGTACTTCCCCGGCTTCGTCGTGCCGATGCTGCCCGAGACGCTGTCCAACGGCATCTGCTCGCTCAACCCGAAGGTGGACCGCCTGTGCATGGTCTGCGACATGCGCATCGACCACGAAGGCGAGGTCACCGGCACGCGCTTCTACCCGGCCGTGATGCGCTCGCATGCGCGCCTGACCTACGACCGCGTCTGGCAGGCGATCGGTGAGCGCAATGCCGACGCCCGCGCCGAGATCGGCGCGTTGATGCCGCAGATCGAGCATCTGCATGGCCTGTACACGGTGCTGGCCAAGGCGCGGCGCCAGCGCGGCGCGATCGACTTCGAGAGCCGTGAAGTGGAGTTCCGCCTGGACCCGCACGGCGAAGTCGTGCAGCTCGACGCGCGCGAGCGCAACGATGCGCACATGCTGATCGAGGAATGCATGATCGCCGCCAACGTCGAGGCGGCGAAGTTCCTGCTGAAGAAGCGCATTCCGGCGCCCTATCGCGTGCACGAGCCGCCGCCCGAGTCCAAGTACGCCGACCTGCTGGAGTTCCTGCGCGAGTTCCGGCTGGGGCTGCCGGCCTACGGCGAGGTGGTGCCGGCCGACTTCTCGGCGCTGCTGCACAGCATCCGCCAGCGCGTGGACGCCAGCCTGATCGAGTCGGTGGTGCTGCGCTCGCAGAGCATGGCCGTCTACCAGCCGCAGAACACCGGGCACTTCGGCCTGGCGCTGCAGGCCTATGCGCATTTCACCTCGCCGATCCGCCGCTATCCGGACCTGCTCGTCCATCGCGCGATCCGTCACGCGCTGGCCGGCGGCAAGGCCGACAGCTATGCCTACAGCGCCGGCGACATGGCCGGCATGGCCACCCACTGCTCGCACAACGAGCGGCGCGCGTCCGAGGCCGAGCGCGACGTCGACGAGCGCTACAAGTGCGCGTGGATGGAGAAGCACGTCGGCAGCGAGTTCGACGGCGTGGTCTCCGGCGTCACCTCGTTCGGCCTGTTCGTCGAGCTGGTCGATTCGAAGATCAACGGCCTGGTCCACATCACCCAGCTGCCGAACGACTACTACCATTTCGATCCGATCCGCCACCTGCTGACCGGTGAGCGGCGCGGCCTGAGGTTCCGCCTCGGCGACAAGGTGCGCGTGCAGGTATTGCGCGCGAGCCTGGAGGACCGCAAGATCGATTTTCGCCTGGTGACCGCCGAACCGCGGACCGCGCAGGACGAGCCGGCAGCAGCGCCGGGCCGGCGCAAGCCGCGCAAGGCGCCGGCCTGA
- a CDS encoding manganese efflux pump MntP family protein, which yields MSPFSILLLGFAMSTDAFAAAVGKGAAMRDPRLPEALRAGAIFGTIEALTPLAGWALGIAAAPFVEAWDHWIAFVVLAALGLHMIVASLRQESQAEAAPAETGKRHGLLALAATGLATSIDAMAVGVGLAFIDVNILVVAAVIGLCTLTMVTAGIMLGRALGRLVGRRAEAVGGLILIAIGVAILHEHLSGAA from the coding sequence ATGTCCCCGTTTTCGATTCTTCTGCTGGGCTTTGCCATGTCCACCGACGCGTTCGCCGCGGCGGTGGGGAAGGGTGCCGCGATGCGCGATCCGCGGCTGCCCGAAGCGCTGCGCGCCGGCGCGATCTTCGGCACCATCGAGGCGCTCACGCCGCTGGCCGGCTGGGCGCTCGGCATCGCCGCCGCGCCGTTCGTCGAGGCCTGGGACCACTGGATCGCGTTCGTGGTGCTGGCCGCGCTGGGACTGCACATGATCGTGGCCAGCCTCCGCCAGGAGAGCCAGGCCGAGGCGGCGCCGGCCGAAACGGGCAAGCGGCACGGCCTGCTGGCGCTGGCGGCGACCGGGCTGGCCACCAGCATCGATGCCATGGCGGTCGGTGTCGGCCTGGCCTTCATCGACGTCAACATCCTCGTCGTGGCCGCGGTGATCGGGTTGTGCACGCTGACGATGGTGACCGCCGGCATCATGCTCGGACGGGCACTGGGACGGCTGGTCGGCCGGCGCGCCGAGGCGGTCGGCGGCCTGATCCTGATCGCGATCGGCGTGGCGATCCTCCACGAGCACCTCAGCGGCGCCGCCTGA
- the dnaJ gene encoding molecular chaperone DnaJ — translation MSKRDYYDILGAERSASEDDIKKAFRRLAMKCHPDRCPDDPAAQERFKEAKEAYDVLSDARKRALYDQHGHAAFEGGMGNGGGFRGDVGDIFGDIFSDIFGMGGGRGGPRRGSDLRYMLELDLEEAVFGIEKSIDVPTLVECATCTGSGSADGKTVSCGTCRGHGRVRMQNGIFSVQQTCPHCGGSGKTVANPCRDCRGEGRVHDERTLSVRIPAGVDNGDRIRLTGQGEAGPAGTVPGDLYVEVRVREHAVFQRDGDDLHCEVPIRFAQAALGAELKVPTLGGEAAIAIPAETQSGKLFRLRGKGVKSVRSGRTGDLICRVVVETPVRLTRDQRELLERFEATFQGEDAAAHSPRNSSWLDNVKQFWDRVTS, via the coding sequence ATGAGCAAACGCGACTACTACGACATCCTCGGCGCCGAACGCTCGGCGTCGGAGGACGACATCAAGAAGGCCTTCCGGCGGCTGGCGATGAAATGCCACCCGGACCGCTGCCCGGACGACCCGGCCGCGCAGGAACGCTTCAAGGAGGCCAAGGAGGCCTACGACGTGCTGTCCGACGCGCGCAAGCGCGCGCTCTACGACCAGCACGGCCATGCCGCGTTCGAGGGCGGCATGGGCAACGGCGGCGGCTTCCGCGGCGATGTCGGCGACATCTTCGGCGACATCTTCTCGGACATCTTCGGCATGGGCGGCGGCCGCGGCGGCCCGCGGCGCGGTTCGGACCTGCGCTACATGCTGGAGCTGGACCTGGAGGAAGCCGTCTTCGGGATCGAGAAATCGATCGACGTGCCGACCCTGGTCGAATGCGCCACCTGCACCGGCTCCGGCTCGGCCGACGGCAAGACCGTCAGCTGCGGCACCTGCCGCGGCCACGGCCGCGTGCGTATGCAGAACGGCATCTTCTCGGTGCAGCAGACCTGCCCGCACTGCGGCGGCAGCGGCAAGACGGTCGCCAATCCCTGCCGCGACTGCCGCGGCGAGGGCCGCGTGCACGACGAGCGCACGCTCTCGGTCCGCATCCCGGCCGGCGTCGACAACGGCGATCGCATCCGGCTGACCGGGCAGGGCGAGGCCGGTCCGGCCGGCACCGTGCCCGGCGACCTCTACGTGGAAGTGCGCGTGCGCGAGCACGCCGTGTTCCAGCGCGACGGCGACGACCTGCATTGCGAGGTGCCGATCCGCTTCGCCCAGGCCGCACTCGGGGCCGAGCTCAAGGTGCCGACGCTGGGCGGCGAGGCGGCGATCGCGATTCCGGCCGAGACCCAGAGCGGCAAGCTGTTCCGGCTGCGCGGCAAGGGCGTCAAGTCGGTCCGCAGCGGACGCACCGGCGACCTGATCTGCCGCGTCGTCGTCGAGACGCCGGTCCGGCTGACGCGCGACCAGCGCGAGCTGCTCGAGCGGTTCGAGGCGACGTTCCAGGGCGAGGACGCCGCGGCGCATTCCCCGCGCAACAGCTCCTGGCTCGACAACGTCAAGCAGTTCTGGGATCGGGTGACGTCCTGA
- the rlmB gene encoding 23S rRNA (guanosine(2251)-2'-O)-methyltransferase RlmB, which translates to MSTELLSGIHSVEAALNYDAGNIVELYIETGSQNPRIRELSERAREMGLRPHARDRAALDRMTGGTRHQGIAARYTVPPPRPESELPQLIEQAGREALFLVLDGVTDPHNLGACLRSAEAAGVTAVIVPKDKAAGITPTVRRASAGAADRVPFVAATNLARTLKVLKDAGVWLTGLAGDGDRSVYAIDFNGPAALVMGGEGEGMRRLTREACDFLAHIPMRGSVESLNVSVATGVVLFEVLRQRSA; encoded by the coding sequence ATGAGCACCGAACTGCTGAGCGGCATCCACTCCGTCGAAGCCGCCCTCAACTACGACGCCGGCAACATCGTCGAGCTCTACATCGAGACCGGCTCGCAGAATCCGCGCATCCGCGAGCTGTCCGAGCGCGCACGCGAGATGGGCCTGCGGCCGCACGCCCGCGATCGCGCCGCGCTGGACCGCATGACCGGCGGCACGCGCCACCAGGGCATCGCCGCGCGCTACACGGTGCCGCCGCCGCGGCCGGAGTCCGAGCTGCCGCAGCTGATCGAGCAGGCCGGCCGCGAGGCGCTGTTCCTGGTCCTGGACGGTGTCACCGATCCGCACAACCTCGGCGCCTGCCTGCGCAGCGCCGAGGCTGCCGGCGTGACCGCGGTGATCGTTCCCAAGGACAAGGCCGCCGGCATCACCCCGACCGTGCGGCGTGCCTCGGCCGGCGCCGCCGATCGCGTGCCGTTCGTCGCGGCGACCAACCTGGCCCGTACGCTCAAGGTGCTCAAGGACGCCGGCGTCTGGCTGACCGGCCTCGCCGGCGACGGCGACCGCTCCGTCTATGCGATCGACTTCAACGGTCCGGCCGCCCTGGTCATGGGCGGCGAAGGGGAGGGCATGCGCCGCCTGACGCGCGAAGCCTGCGACTTCCTCGCCCACATCCCGATGCGCGGCAGCGTCGAAAGCCTCAATGTCTCGGTGGCGACCGGCGTCGTGCTGTTCGAGGTGCTGCGCCAGCGCAGCGCCTGA
- a CDS encoding class I SAM-dependent methyltransferase, whose protein sequence is MHTSPPRRPLALRHWANRLRSLARRLLPARALDYAQRVAQEQAIFEGQEQVHDLPPIFHYWSNTWLRPQLEALGFSDPDAFFFEQLKKALQEHPDGVRFASLGAGNCDTEVRIARRLVDQGLDRFTLECVDINPTMLERGRALARESGVEAQVLPVQGDFNAWRPDRRYDAIMANQSLHHVLALENLFTAVDTALAPHGRFIVSDMIGRNGHMRWPEAMDIIHEYWRELPPGYRWNVQLRRHEELLDYWDCSKEGFEGIRAQDILPLLIARFDFELFFAYGNLIDPFIDRSFGPHFDADSATDRALIDRIHRRDVEEIAAGRIKPTHLIASMRKRPYTGERVHLPGITPETSVRPVDGRAHA, encoded by the coding sequence ATGCACACGTCACCGCCACGCCGGCCCCTCGCGCTGCGCCACTGGGCGAACCGGTTGCGTTCGCTGGCGCGCCGGCTGCTGCCGGCACGCGCGCTCGACTACGCCCAGCGCGTCGCGCAGGAGCAGGCGATCTTCGAGGGCCAGGAGCAGGTCCACGACCTGCCCCCGATTTTCCACTACTGGTCCAACACCTGGCTGCGGCCGCAACTGGAAGCGCTCGGCTTTTCCGATCCGGACGCGTTCTTCTTCGAGCAGCTGAAAAAAGCGCTCCAGGAGCATCCGGACGGCGTCCGCTTCGCCAGCCTGGGCGCCGGCAACTGCGATACCGAGGTCCGCATCGCGCGGCGGCTGGTCGACCAGGGCCTGGACCGCTTCACGCTCGAATGCGTGGACATCAACCCGACGATGCTCGAGCGCGGCCGCGCGCTGGCGCGCGAGAGCGGCGTCGAGGCGCAGGTGCTGCCGGTCCAGGGCGACTTCAACGCCTGGCGGCCGGACCGGCGCTACGACGCGATCATGGCCAACCAGAGCCTCCACCACGTGCTGGCCCTGGAGAACCTGTTCACCGCGGTGGATACGGCGCTGGCGCCGCACGGCCGCTTCATCGTCTCGGACATGATCGGCCGCAACGGCCACATGCGCTGGCCCGAGGCGATGGACATCATCCACGAGTACTGGCGCGAGCTGCCGCCGGGGTATCGCTGGAACGTCCAGCTGCGCCGGCACGAGGAACTGCTCGACTACTGGGATTGCTCGAAGGAGGGATTCGAGGGTATCCGCGCGCAGGACATCCTGCCGCTGCTGATCGCGCGCTTCGATTTCGAGCTGTTCTTCGCCTACGGCAACCTGATCGACCCGTTCATCGACCGCTCGTTCGGCCCGCACTTCGACGCGGATTCGGCCACCGACCGCGCCTTGATCGATCGCATCCATCGACGCGACGTCGAAGAGATCGCAGCCGGCCGGATCAAGCCGACGCACCTGATCGCCTCGATGCGCAAGCGCCCGTATACCGGGGAGCGGGTCCACCTGCCGGGCATCACGCCCGAGACCTCGGTGCGCCCGGTCGACGGCCGGGCGCACGCCTAG